CATGGGGAACAGATCAATTCTTATATCTCCCATTATTCCATTACAATGTTCAAAAAGATGCATGGTTACCTTGGTTAGCTGAATCATATGAATTTGTTAATCCTACAACATTAAGAGTAAAAATTAGATCAGAAGCTAAATGGTCAGATGGTACACCTATCACTGCTGATGATTTAGTATTTACTTGGGGCTTAACAAAAAAATTAGGATTAGGTCCTAATGCTGGTTGGGATACTTATATTAAAGAAGTTGTTGCTGTTGACAGTAAAACTGTTGAATTTAGAGCAAATGAAGAAAACATGAACTACTTTAGTTTCTTATCAACTTCATTGGGTGCAAAACCAATGCCTAAACATGTTTTTGAACCTTTAGCAAACGAAGGAAAAATTGCTGATTTTGTTAATGATGAAACTCAACAAGTTGTATCAGGTCCATATAAATTATATTTTGCAGATACAAACGTAATTGCTTATCAAAGAATTGATGACTGGTGGGGTAAGGATGTATTCGGTTTACCTGGCCCAAAATATATTGCACATACTATTTACAAAGATAACGCTTCTGCTGCTTTAGCTTTCGAAAGAGGCGATGCTGACTGGAGTGCATTATTTATTCCTAAAGTTGAAGATTTATGGAAAAAGAAAAACTTGCCAGTAGGTACATGGAAATCAGAATTACCTTATTTCATGCCTGACGGTACAGCATACTTATACATTAATAATACAAAAGAAGCATTAAATGATATTAGTGTAAAAAAAGCTATTGCATATGCAATACCATATAAAGAAATGTTATTAAAAGCATATTTCGGATACGGTTCTCAAGCACACCCATCAATGGTTATGGATGTTGTTGAATCATATAGAAAATGGATAGACTATGATTTAGCAAGAAAAACATGGGGAACTGAAGACGGAAAAGTTAAAACAGATTTAGCAATGGCTAATAAAATTCTTGATCAAGCAGGATTTAAAAAAGGAAAAGATGGAATTAGAGTAGACAAAAACGGAAACAAATTAGGCACATTTACAATTTCTGTACCATACGGTTGGACAGATTGGATGATGATGTGTGAAATGATAGCTAAAAACTTAAGATCAATTGGTATTGACGTTCAAACAGAATTCCCAGATTTCTCAGTATGGGCAGACAGAATGACAAAAGGTACTTTTGATCTTATTATCAGTTGGAGTACAGGACCTGGATTTGATCATCCATACAGCATGTATAGATTTGTATTGGATCCAAGATTATCAAAACCAGTTGGAGAAGTTACATGGGCAGGAGACTGGGAAAGATATCAAAATCCTGAAGTTGTAGAATTATTAGATAAAACAGTTTCTACATTAGACACAGAAGAAAGAAAACAAGCATATTTCAGATTACAAGAATTAGTATATAGAGATTTACCATCCATTCCACTTTTCTACAATGCACATTGGTATGAATACAGCATGAAATACTGGAAAGGTTGGCCAAACGAAAATAATCCAACTTGGTATCCTGGCGGCCCTCACAGTGCAACAGCTTTAGGAGTAGCTTTCTCATTACATAAAGGAACTCCAATGTCAAATGAAAAAATGTTTGAACTTTCAGACATGGGTGGATTATTAATACCAACATCTAAAATATTTGATGAACTAAAAAATTCTGCAAAATAATTACAGCAAATACAATTAAAGAGGTGAAATAATGAGTAATTCATCTAAAGCTTTTATAAAATACATAGGAAGAAAATTGCTCTTTTTAGTCATCACATATATAATATCTATTACAATAGTATTTATACTTCCCAGGGTTATCCCTGGGAATCCTCTTTCTCAGATATTATCTGGATTATCTAGAACTGGTCAAAGCAATCCTGATGCTATAAGAGCAGCTGAAAAAGCTTTAATGGAACAATATGGTATAGGAAAACCTTGGTATGTACAATATTTTGAATTCTTAGGAAATGCTTTTAAAGGTGACTTAGGAACTTCATTTACTTATTATCCACGAAAAGCAACAGAATTAATAGCCCCTGTTATTCCTTGGACTTTAATGCTTTTGCTTCCTGCAACTATTGTTGCTTGGTTTTTAGGAAACACTTTAGGTGCTTTTGCAGCCTATAAGAGAAATAGTTGGTTCGATAAAGGAGTCCTAACAACTTCTCTTATAATATCTCAAATACCTTATTATTGGCTTGGTATGCTATTGGTATTCTTCTTTGCGGTTAAATTAGACTGGTTACCAGCGCAAGGTGCATATTCTCAAGGTTTGATACCATCATTTACTTGGGAGTTCATTGGAGATGCGGCTAAACATTATGTATTACCTTTCTTATCAATAGTTATTTCTGCTACTGGCGGATGGGCAGTTGGAACAAGATTATTAGTTATTAATGAGCTTGGAAGCGATTATGTTAGATTTGCTGAATATGTTGGTATGAGAGAGAAAACAATATTTAATTACGTTTATAGAAATTCATTACTTCCACAAATAACCGGTTTAGCACTAAGTTTAGGTGGTGCTTTAGGAGGTTCTCTTATAACAGAAATAGTATTTAATTATCCAGGTACAGGATATTTGCTTTTTAAAGCTTTAACAACTCTTGATTATCCTTTAATTCAAGGTACATTTGTTATATTAATCGCATCTATATATTTAACAAACTTCTTTGTAGACTTTATTTATGCATTAATTGATCCAAGAATAAGACTAGGTCAGGAGGCATAAACATGTTTAAGACAATGATAGCTCCGTTATTTAAAAATAGAAAGTTTTTAATAGGTTTATCAATTTTTATTATATTCATATTATTAGGATTATTAGGACCTATAGTATATAATGTTGACCCTACAGAAATGACTTGGGATTTTGAGCAAGCTCCTTCTTCTACTCATCCATTAGGGACAGATACATATGGTAGAGATGTTTTAGCACAATTATTTTCCGGTATTAGATCATCATTATATATAGGTTTAATAGCTGCAGTAATATCATTAGTAATAGGATTATTAGTTGGAACATTTTCTGCTGTTAAAGGCGGTGTAGTTGATGATGTTTTAATGAGTGTAACTAATGTTGTTTTAACCACACCTTCAATTTTAATTGCTATTTTGATTGCTAGTTATTTGAAAGTAAGAAGTGTTGAGGTTATTGGTTTAATTTTAGGTTTTTTCCAATGGCCTTGGTTTGCTAGAGCAATTAGAGCTCAATTAATGAGTGTAATGTCTAGAGAATATGTTTATCTATCAAAAATGGCAGGTTATTCTGATCTTAAATTAATTATCGAAGACTTGATACCTACTATAGCAACTTATACATTTATGAGTTTTGTCCTTTTTATAAATGGTGGTATTATGGGTGAAGCGGGGTTAAGTTTAATTGGCCTTGGACCTACAAAAGGTATATCACTAGGTATTATGTTACAGTGGTCTACTTTAATGGATGCTGTTAGAAGAGGATTGTGGTGGTGGTTTGTTCCACCAGGAGTTGCTATTGTAGCAATTACAGCTTCATTACTTGTATTAAGTACTGCAATGGACGAAGTATTCAACCCACGTCTTAGGGAGGAGTAAGAATGGCTGAAAAATTATTAATTGCAAAAAACATTAAAGCTTATTATAGAAAAGGATCAGAATATGTTAAAGCTGTTGATAATGTTAGTCTTGATATATATGAAGGTGAAATAATAGGTATTGTTGGAGAATCTGGATGTGGAAAAACTACACTAACTGATGTTCTCCAAATGAATATATTAAAACCATTAACATTAATTGATGGTAGCATAGAATTTAAAACAAAAAATGGTTATGTTGATATATCAAAATTATCTAGGAAAGAAGTAAAAGAAAAATATTGGGGTTCAGAATTAGCAAGAATCCCCCAAGCTTCAATGAATGCTTTAATGCCTACTATAAAAATAAAAAAATATGTTGAACATTTAGCTAAATCTCATAATATTAATCCAAAAGATTTAATTGAAAAAGCAAAAGAAAGACTAAAGAAAGTTGGTTTAAAAGTAGATGTTTTAGATATGTATCCATTTGAATTAAGTGGTGGTATGAGACAAAGAGCTGTTATTGCAGTAGGTACTTTACTTGACCCTCATTTACTTGTTGCTGATGAACCAACATCTGCATTAGATGTTGTTAACCAAAAATTATTCTTAAAAGCTTTAAAACAATTCAAAGAAGAAGGAATAGTAAAAAGTGTTTTATTTATTACACATGATATTGCAACAATTAGACAACTTGCTGATAGAATGCTAATTATGTATGCTGGAAGAATTGCTGAAATAGGTAATACCGATGATATGGTTAATGAGGCATTTCATCCTTATTCTAAAGGATTATTTAATTCTGTTTTAACTCCAGAACCAGAAATTAAAAAGAGAGGAATTATTACAATACCAGGAGCTCCACCAAATCTTTTGGAGCCACCAAAAGGTTGTAGATTCCATCCAAGATGCCCTCATGTTATGGACATATGTAAAAAAGAAGTACCACCTGTTAAAGAATATGAAAACGGAAGACAAGTAGCTTGTTTCTTATATTCGGAGGGATCAAAATGAATAGACTAGAAGTAAAAAATCTTTCAAAAACATATGTTATGGGTTTCGTTTCAAAAAGATTTATTCATGCCGTTAAAAATGCTTCATTTGAAGTTAAAGAAAAAGAATTAGTATCTATAGTTGGTGAAAGTGGCTCTGGTAAATCCACAATTGCTAAAATGGTTTTAGGATTATTAAAACCAACTGAAGGTGAAATATTCTTTGATGGTAAAAATATAAAAGACTTTAAAACTCAAGACGAAATCAAATCATTTAGAAGAAATCTTCATGCTGTTTTCCAAGATCCTTTTGCAAGTTATAATCCTTTTTACCCTGTTGAAAGAACTATGTGGCAAGCTATAAACTTGTTGGAAGAGAAAATTCCCAAAAATGAAGCTTTAGATATGATAAAAGAAGCTCTATTTAAAGTTGGTTTAGATCCTAAAGATATTTTAGGTAAATATCCTCACCAAATTTCTGGTGGGCAAAAACAAAGAATTATGATAGCTAGATGTTGGTTATTAAAACCAAAATTGATCGTTGCTGATGAATTAACTTCTATGATTGATGCTTCATCTAGAGGTGGAGTTATTAAATTATTAGAACAATTAAGAGATGAACAAGGGACATCAGTAATGTTCATAACTCATGATTTAGGATTAGCTTATTATGTATCTGATAACGTTTTAGTTATGAAAGATGGGGAAATTGTAGAAAGAGGATCTCCAGATGATGTTGTATTAAATCCACAACATGATTATACAAAAACATTAATATCAAGTATTCCTAAGTTGTATAGAAAATTGGAGGACTTAGCATGACATTAAAGCCTTTAATTGTTATTTTTTCTTGGGCTTTAGCTATGGAAATATTTTCTCTATTATACTTTTTAACATCTAATACTAGACCTGTTGAATTTTATATGGATATAGTGTTGATAATATTTACAATAGCTTTTCTAATATTTGCTGTAAGAAAAGAAAGGAAAGATATATCAAATAGGAGGTAATCTCTTGAAAAATATAAGGGATGTGGCAAAAAAAGCAAATGTTTCAATTGCCACAGTTTCTCGTGTGATTAATGGACATGATAACGTTTCTGAAAAAACAAAAAAGAAGGTTTTAAAGGCTATGAGAGAATTAAATTATAGGCCTGCACCTTCTTATAGAAATACAAAATTATTTAAAACTCTTGCAATTTTAGTTCCTAATTTGCAAAATTCTCATTACGGGGAAATTGTAATGGGAGTAGAAAGTGCTGCAAGAGAAAGTGGCTTTGATTTGTTTATTTCTATAACAAAAGAAAATCCAGATATGGAATATGAAAGTATAGAGAATTTCTTTCAACGAAAAATAGATGGAATTATTCTTTCAGAATTTTTTATAGAAAAAGAAAAACTCGAAAAATTCCAGAAATTAAATATACCAATAGTTATTGCAGACTTTAAAGATGATTCTGTTTTTTTAGACTCTGTAAATACAGATAATTTTAGTGGCGCATATCAAGCTATGAATTTTCTATATGAAAATGGTCATAGGAAAATTTTACACATACCTGGGCCAAACTGGTCTCCAGCTGCTAGAGATAGAATTAATGGTATTAATGAATTTGTTAAACATCATAATGATGTTGAAGTCTATTTTACCTCTAATAGCGGATATTTCCCAAAAGAAGGAAGATTAGCTTTGAAAAACTATTTAAAAAACAATGGAATTAATTTTACAGCTGTGTTTGCTGTTAATGATTTAATAGCTATATCAGTAATTGATGAATTGAGAAGACAAAATATTAATGTCCCAAATGATATTTCTGTAATTGGTTTTGATGATGCGCCAATAAGTGAATATTTTTATCCATACTTAACAACTATTAGACAGTTTAGATGGGATATGGGATATACAGCTGCTAAATTATTAATTGAAAAAATATTAAATACAAAATCCTCTTTGCCTAGAAAAATATTAATCCCAACAGAACTTGTAATTAGAGATACAGTAAGAAAAATAGATTAATTTTGAATGGTTATTCAAAAAGCTTTGGTATAGTTTATGTCGATTATAATATTCAAAAAAGATATTTAAAAAATAGTGCTTTGTTGTATAAAAAATTTTTAAATAGCTAAAATAAAAACAACTGAGATTTCTCTCAGTTGTTTTTATTTGTCATAATTAATTTTAAGTTTTTAATCCATAAATCTGCAGATATGTTTTTGTTATCAGAACTACAATAAGTCCACAATATTACTCTTAAATACTTAGCCTCTTTTTCTCCTACAAAATTTTTTACATCAAATTTCAATTCAAAGGGTTTATAAACTGACGCATATAATCTATTTATCCAATCATGTTTATTAAAAGGATATGCTTCACTTCCCCAAGCATATGCAATTTTATTAATTTCATTTTTATTTTCATCTAATAACACAAATATTATACCTGCAATAGCATATTCCATTTCATTTGATGATGCTGATTTAGTAGTAAAACCCATTATTTCAGATGAAAAAAAGACTTTTGTATTATTTGAGTAATTTAATTCAAAATCTTTATATAAATTATTTTCTGTATATCCATCTTTATGAATTCTTAACCATTCTTCATTATCTATTTTATCTACATATATTAAACTACCATTTTCTCTTCTTCCACCTATTTTCCATTCTTTATATAAATTTGTTATATCAAATAAATATTCATATCTTTCTCTTAAAAACTCAATCTTTACAATTAATTCTTTTGGTATTTTTATTAATCCATCATCGCTCTTTAAAATATACATTCCATCATTTAATGAAATAATACTACCTTCCAAAACTGTTTCATCTGATAAATAAACTCTTTCACCAAATAAAAATAAACTAATAAAAGTAATAAATAATAAAAATAATATTTTTTTCATTTTTCTCTCCCCCTATGTAATGAAATATAATCATAATAATTATATCATATTTCAAAAAACTCTAAATCTTCTTTTAAAATATTCATAGCTATTTCCTTATCAACTGTTGATATAACCCCAATTGGTGCAAAAATATAATTTTTATCATATCCTATCTTTTTAATATCTTTAGGTAATAATTCATCAGGATGTTTTTTATATTCCCCTATAATAGAGGTAATTATCTTCTTATTAAATTTTGATCTTGTTAATACTCCACCTGTACCAAAAATATATTTAACTGCTGTTAAATCTTTTCCCTGAGCAATAGTTTTTCTTCCTAATGGTGTATAAATATGTTTTTTCTTTCCCGCATGTCTTCTTATACCTTCCACAAAACAATATTCAGCTAAAGTAGCCATAAATTTTTCATTTTCTTCTGATTTTGGATATGGAGATATTTCTTCTTTTAACTGATCAAAGTTTGAAAATTTACCTCTTAATACTTTTTCACCAATTAAATCTATTACTGTATGAGCATTTACAAAAACACCCATATCTCCTTCTACAGTTCTTTTAGCTATTGGTTCAGGACTAATCATTATACTTTGAACTTCAGGATCACCTTCAGTAACAGAATCAACATCTGTAGTAGCTCCACCTATATCAACTGTTAAAACATCTTCATATAATTCACTTAGTAATTGAGTTGTTCTCATTACAGCAGCAGGAGTAGGGATAATATTCTCATCAACATACTCCTCTATTTTTTCCATTCCTGGTGCATGAATAATATGTTCAGCAAAAACTTCTTGTATAACCCTTCTAGCAGGTTCAACATTTAATTGATCAACTTTTGGATATACATTTTCTGTTATATACAATTTTTTATCTGATAAAATTTCTTTTATTTCATCTGCAACTGCAGTATTACCTGCATATATTATTGGTACATTTAAAGGTAAATCTCTTAATAATTCTGCATTATGCAAAACAGTTTCTTCTTCTCCATAATCAACCCCACCAGCTAAAAAGATAACATTTGGATTTATTTCAATTATCTTTCTTAAATGAGAATTTCTCATTTTTCCTGCTGTTACATATTTAATAACACCACCTGCCCCCAATGCAGCTTCTCTTGATGCTTTAACAGTCATATCATATACAAGACCGTGTACAGTCATTTTCAAACCACCTGCTGCAGATGATGTCGCTAAAAATTTATCCCAACTTATTTTTTCACCTATTTTTTCTTCTATCGTTTTTATTGCTCTTTCAATACCAATAGTAATGTCTCCTTCGTTTATAGTTGTATAATGTTCTCCTTGAGCTAAAATAATAGGTTTTTTGGTATCTATTTTATCAAAAGCTGTTACAATAGTTGTAGTACTTCCAATTTCTGCTGTTAATAAATCTACTTTCATTTATTCACCTCTTTCTTATAATTTATATAATTATATCATATAAGAAATTAGAAGTACAAATAATAAATAAAAAACCTTTCAGAATAATCTGAAAGGTTTAGTGAATTAATATTCAACT
The Marinitoga litoralis genome window above contains:
- a CDS encoding LacI family DNA-binding transcriptional regulator, which translates into the protein MKNIRDVAKKANVSIATVSRVINGHDNVSEKTKKKVLKAMRELNYRPAPSYRNTKLFKTLAILVPNLQNSHYGEIVMGVESAARESGFDLFISITKENPDMEYESIENFFQRKIDGIILSEFFIEKEKLEKFQKLNIPIVIADFKDDSVFLDSVNTDNFSGAYQAMNFLYENGHRKILHIPGPNWSPAARDRINGINEFVKHHNDVEVYFTSNSGYFPKEGRLALKNYLKNNGINFTAVFAVNDLIAISVIDELRRQNINVPNDISVIGFDDAPISEYFYPYLTTIRQFRWDMGYTAAKLLIEKILNTKSSLPRKILIPTELVIRDTVRKID
- a CDS encoding ABC transporter ATP-binding protein translates to MNRLEVKNLSKTYVMGFVSKRFIHAVKNASFEVKEKELVSIVGESGSGKSTIAKMVLGLLKPTEGEIFFDGKNIKDFKTQDEIKSFRRNLHAVFQDPFASYNPFYPVERTMWQAINLLEEKIPKNEALDMIKEALFKVGLDPKDILGKYPHQISGGQKQRIMIARCWLLKPKLIVADELTSMIDASSRGGVIKLLEQLRDEQGTSVMFITHDLGLAYYVSDNVLVMKDGEIVERGSPDDVVLNPQHDYTKTLISSIPKLYRKLEDLA
- a CDS encoding ABC transporter permease; the encoded protein is MFKTMIAPLFKNRKFLIGLSIFIIFILLGLLGPIVYNVDPTEMTWDFEQAPSSTHPLGTDTYGRDVLAQLFSGIRSSLYIGLIAAVISLVIGLLVGTFSAVKGGVVDDVLMSVTNVVLTTPSILIAILIASYLKVRSVEVIGLILGFFQWPWFARAIRAQLMSVMSREYVYLSKMAGYSDLKLIIEDLIPTIATYTFMSFVLFINGGIMGEAGLSLIGLGPTKGISLGIMLQWSTLMDAVRRGLWWWFVPPGVAIVAITASLLVLSTAMDEVFNPRLREE
- a CDS encoding GlmL-related ornithine degradation protein; translation: MKVDLLTAEIGSTTTIVTAFDKIDTKKPIILAQGEHYTTINEGDITIGIERAIKTIEEKIGEKISWDKFLATSSAAGGLKMTVHGLVYDMTVKASREAALGAGGVIKYVTAGKMRNSHLRKIIEINPNVIFLAGGVDYGEEETVLHNAELLRDLPLNVPIIYAGNTAVADEIKEILSDKKLYITENVYPKVDQLNVEPARRVIQEVFAEHIIHAPGMEKIEEYVDENIIPTPAAVMRTTQLLSELYEDVLTVDIGGATTDVDSVTEGDPEVQSIMISPEPIAKRTVEGDMGVFVNAHTVIDLIGEKVLRGKFSNFDQLKEEISPYPKSEENEKFMATLAEYCFVEGIRRHAGKKKHIYTPLGRKTIAQGKDLTAVKYIFGTGGVLTRSKFNKKIITSIIGEYKKHPDELLPKDIKKIGYDKNYIFAPIGVISTVDKEIAMNILKEDLEFFEI
- a CDS encoding ABC transporter ATP-binding protein, with protein sequence MAEKLLIAKNIKAYYRKGSEYVKAVDNVSLDIYEGEIIGIVGESGCGKTTLTDVLQMNILKPLTLIDGSIEFKTKNGYVDISKLSRKEVKEKYWGSELARIPQASMNALMPTIKIKKYVEHLAKSHNINPKDLIEKAKERLKKVGLKVDVLDMYPFELSGGMRQRAVIAVGTLLDPHLLVADEPTSALDVVNQKLFLKALKQFKEEGIVKSVLFITHDIATIRQLADRMLIMYAGRIAEIGNTDDMVNEAFHPYSKGLFNSVLTPEPEIKKRGIITIPGAPPNLLEPPKGCRFHPRCPHVMDICKKEVPPVKEYENGRQVACFLYSEGSK
- a CDS encoding ABC transporter permease; the protein is MSNSSKAFIKYIGRKLLFLVITYIISITIVFILPRVIPGNPLSQILSGLSRTGQSNPDAIRAAEKALMEQYGIGKPWYVQYFEFLGNAFKGDLGTSFTYYPRKATELIAPVIPWTLMLLLPATIVAWFLGNTLGAFAAYKRNSWFDKGVLTTSLIISQIPYYWLGMLLVFFFAVKLDWLPAQGAYSQGLIPSFTWEFIGDAAKHYVLPFLSIVISATGGWAVGTRLLVINELGSDYVRFAEYVGMREKTIFNYVYRNSLLPQITGLALSLGGALGGSLITEIVFNYPGTGYLLFKALTTLDYPLIQGTFVILIASIYLTNFFVDFIYALIDPRIRLGQEA
- a CDS encoding ABC transporter substrate-binding protein is translated as MKKLLLVFLVLSVIVSSFAAVQLPREETVYVTGALWGPATTWNLFAAQSTWGTDQFLYLPLFHYNVQKDAWLPWLAESYEFVNPTTLRVKIRSEAKWSDGTPITADDLVFTWGLTKKLGLGPNAGWDTYIKEVVAVDSKTVEFRANEENMNYFSFLSTSLGAKPMPKHVFEPLANEGKIADFVNDETQQVVSGPYKLYFADTNVIAYQRIDDWWGKDVFGLPGPKYIAHTIYKDNASAALAFERGDADWSALFIPKVEDLWKKKNLPVGTWKSELPYFMPDGTAYLYINNTKEALNDISVKKAIAYAIPYKEMLLKAYFGYGSQAHPSMVMDVVESYRKWIDYDLARKTWGTEDGKVKTDLAMANKILDQAGFKKGKDGIRVDKNGNKLGTFTISVPYGWTDWMMMCEMIAKNLRSIGIDVQTEFPDFSVWADRMTKGTFDLIISWSTGPGFDHPYSMYRFVLDPRLSKPVGEVTWAGDWERYQNPEVVELLDKTVSTLDTEERKQAYFRLQELVYRDLPSIPLFYNAHWYEYSMKYWKGWPNENNPTWYPGGPHSATALGVAFSLHKGTPMSNEKMFELSDMGGLLIPTSKIFDELKNSAK